The following coding sequences are from one Halomonas sp. HAL1 window:
- a CDS encoding trans-aconitate 2-methyltransferase: protein MTPTDIGSAYDQITHLWQREKFNLTNGIEAHKRALSFVKNRGRALDIGCGCTGRFIDFLQQEGFTPEGVDISDEMLRLAKQKHPDVAFHHQDICQWQPPEKYDFITAWDSIWHIPLAQQESVMTKLIGSLNKGGVLIFSFGGTDEPGEHTDSFMGPEVYYSTLGISGFLSLLITLGAVCRHLEYDQYPELHTYLIVQKG, encoded by the coding sequence ATGACACCTACTGATATTGGCAGCGCCTACGATCAGATCACTCACCTTTGGCAACGCGAAAAATTCAATCTCACTAACGGGATAGAGGCGCACAAAAGGGCGCTTTCGTTTGTAAAAAATCGGGGCAGGGCGCTGGATATCGGTTGCGGCTGTACCGGCCGCTTTATCGACTTCTTGCAACAAGAAGGTTTTACGCCTGAAGGCGTGGATATATCCGATGAAATGTTACGTTTGGCGAAGCAGAAGCACCCTGACGTGGCCTTTCACCACCAGGATATTTGCCAATGGCAGCCGCCGGAAAAATACGACTTTATCACCGCCTGGGACAGCATTTGGCATATTCCGCTAGCGCAGCAGGAAAGCGTGATGACCAAACTCATCGGAAGCCTGAATAAGGGTGGGGTACTGATCTTCTCTTTCGGTGGTACCGACGAACCCGGTGAGCACACCGATAGCTTCATGGGGCCCGAGGTCTACTACTCTACGCTTGGGATCAGCGGCTTCTTGTCCCTGCTGATTACGCTAGGCGCGGTGTGCAGACATCTGGAGTATGACCAGTATCCAGAGTTGCATACTTATTTGATAGTGCAGAAGGGGTAG